Proteins encoded in a region of the Devosia sp. RR2S18 genome:
- a CDS encoding Ldh family oxidoreductase produces MASTEQGARFPEALLEERVAGALRAAGASEASLGAATTAMLHASQVGVDSHGVRLTEHYCRMLGGGRLNKNPQLQVERRAAGSAIVHGDDGLGHYAMYHAVEVGMELARESGVAGVGVSHSSHLGAAGAYALAGAELGFVTFATTNTDSMVALFDGAERFHGTNPLAFGAPVPGQKPWLLDMATSSIPMNRVLLHRSLGLPLPEGVAADADGQTTTDADAAEMLLPLGGADYGHKGAGLAGVATLFSALLTGTTLDTDFIPMYGGDDIATPRNMGHFVLVIDPDKFVGRELFGLMITRYLASLRGARVRPGAERVLAPGDREWEEAASRAEKGIPIDPDTARFLGL; encoded by the coding sequence ATGGCAAGCACGGAACAGGGGGCACGGTTTCCCGAGGCGCTGCTCGAGGAACGCGTGGCCGGTGCGTTGCGGGCGGCAGGCGCCAGCGAGGCTTCGCTCGGCGCCGCCACCACGGCTATGCTGCATGCGAGCCAGGTAGGCGTGGACAGCCATGGCGTGCGGCTGACGGAACATTATTGCCGCATGCTGGGCGGTGGACGGCTCAACAAGAACCCACAACTCCAGGTGGAGCGTCGCGCGGCGGGCAGCGCCATTGTGCATGGCGATGACGGGCTTGGGCACTACGCCATGTACCACGCTGTTGAGGTAGGCATGGAGCTGGCGCGCGAAAGCGGCGTAGCCGGGGTGGGCGTTAGCCACTCCTCCCATCTTGGTGCCGCCGGGGCCTATGCCTTGGCGGGGGCGGAACTGGGCTTTGTCACCTTTGCCACCACCAACACCGATTCCATGGTGGCGCTGTTCGATGGCGCCGAGCGATTCCACGGCACCAACCCGCTCGCCTTTGGCGCGCCGGTGCCGGGGCAGAAGCCGTGGCTGCTCGACATGGCGACCTCGTCGATCCCGATGAACCGGGTGCTGCTGCACCGGTCACTGGGGCTGCCGCTACCCGAGGGTGTCGCAGCTGACGCGGACGGGCAGACGACCACCGATGCAGATGCGGCCGAGATGCTGCTGCCGCTGGGCGGCGCGGATTATGGCCACAAAGGCGCTGGGCTGGCGGGCGTCGCCACGCTGTTCTCGGCGCTGCTCACCGGGACGACACTCGATACCGATTTCATCCCCATGTATGGCGGGGACGATATCGCGACCCCGCGGAACATGGGCCACTTCGTGCTGGTCATCGACCCCGACAAGTTCGTTGGGCGCGAGCTCTTCGGGCTGATGATCACGCGCTATCTCGCGAGCCTGCGGGGGGCGCGGGTGCGGCCCGGCGCTGAGCGCGTCCTGGCGCCGGGCGATCGGGAGTGGGAGGAGGCCGCAAGTCGGGCCGAAAAGGGCATCCCCATCGACCCGGATACGGCGCGGTTCCTCGGGCTCTAG
- a CDS encoding aromatic ring-hydroxylating oxygenase subunit alpha has translation MPSSLDPVTRDLWHVIAATDELPVGMVETTLLLDTRLALTRGSDGAPVVWLRSDEEAGDEIDPETILERLPVKTAYGYVWTSLGTPQSELFPIPEFAEPDRVNMSCGSIGIHVSAPRAVENFLDMGHFPYVHTDILGSEPHTEVKEYDVEVSEERDEVLATKCRFMQPRAALSASGSIEVEYVYRVPHPFCSVLYKSCPEDETRRDVIGIFLQPMTEERCRAHLLQSMIDSTNSITELRRFQQTIFGQDKPILENQYPKKLPLDPRAETPIRADKSAIAYRRWLSQKGITYGVIPQAG, from the coding sequence ATGCCTTCATCACTCGACCCCGTCACGCGCGATCTTTGGCACGTCATTGCCGCCACTGACGAACTGCCCGTTGGGATGGTGGAAACCACCCTGCTGCTCGACACGCGCCTCGCACTGACGCGCGGCAGTGATGGCGCGCCTGTCGTCTGGTTGCGCAGCGATGAAGAAGCGGGCGATGAGATCGACCCCGAGACCATCCTCGAGCGCCTGCCGGTTAAGACCGCCTACGGCTATGTCTGGACCAGCCTGGGCACTCCGCAGAGCGAGCTCTTTCCCATTCCCGAATTTGCCGAGCCGGACCGGGTCAACATGAGCTGCGGGTCCATCGGCATCCACGTCTCGGCCCCGCGTGCCGTCGAGAACTTCCTCGACATGGGGCACTTCCCCTATGTGCACACCGATATCCTGGGATCCGAGCCCCATACCGAGGTCAAGGAATACGACGTCGAAGTCTCCGAGGAGCGGGACGAGGTGCTGGCCACCAAATGCCGCTTCATGCAGCCCAGAGCGGCTCTCTCGGCCAGCGGCAGCATCGAAGTCGAGTATGTCTATCGTGTCCCCCATCCTTTCTGCTCGGTGCTTTATAAATCCTGCCCCGAGGACGAAACGCGCCGCGATGTCATCGGCATTTTCCTCCAGCCCATGACGGAAGAACGCTGCCGCGCTCATCTGCTCCAGTCGATGATCGATTCCACCAATTCGATCACCGAGCTGCGCCGATTTCAGCAGACCATCTTCGGCCAGGACAAGCCCATTCTCGAAAACCAATACCCCAAGAAGCTGCCGCTCGATCCGCGCGCCGAAACCCCGATCCGCGCCGACAAAAGCGCCATCGCTTACCGCCGGTGGCTGAGCCAAAAGGGCATCACCTATGGGGTCATCCCGCAGGCGGGGTGA
- a CDS encoding SDR family NAD(P)-dependent oxidoreductase, translated as MYQLLDPSTFVVFITGATSGFGAAAARRYAEAGAKVIATGRREERLVELQLELGAKNCHIIPLDVQDRAAMEQAIADLPPPFAGVNIVLANAGLALGLQPAHETDLGDWETMIATNITGLVYTVRLLLPGMIDRGGGHVVTLGSVAGDYPYPGGSVYGATKAFAKQFALNLRSDVQGKNIRVTNIEPGLTETEFSLVRFKGDEDKAAKPYAGTKAMNADDIAESIFWTTTLPAHVNVNRLQLMATTQAFGPFDIYREG; from the coding sequence ATGTATCAGCTGCTCGATCCCAGCACCTTCGTGGTCTTCATCACTGGCGCCACCTCCGGCTTCGGCGCCGCCGCCGCCCGCCGCTATGCCGAAGCGGGCGCCAAAGTGATCGCCACCGGCCGGCGCGAGGAGCGCCTGGTGGAGCTGCAGCTCGAACTCGGCGCCAAAAACTGCCACATCATCCCGCTCGACGTGCAGGACCGCGCGGCCATGGAGCAGGCCATCGCCGACCTGCCGCCGCCCTTTGCCGGCGTCAACATCGTCCTCGCCAATGCCGGTCTCGCCTTGGGTCTCCAGCCGGCGCATGAGACCGATCTCGGCGATTGGGAGACCATGATCGCCACCAACATCACCGGCCTCGTCTATACCGTGCGGCTCCTCCTGCCGGGCATGATCGACCGCGGCGGGGGGCATGTGGTGACGTTGGGCTCGGTGGCCGGCGACTACCCCTATCCCGGAGGCTCGGTCTATGGCGCCACCAAGGCCTTCGCCAAGCAGTTCGCGCTCAACCTCCGGTCCGACGTGCAGGGCAAGAACATCCGCGTCACCAATATCGAGCCGGGCCTGACCGAGACGGAATTCTCGTTGGTCCGCTTCAAGGGCGATGAGGACAAGGCCGCCAAGCCGTATGCGGGCACCAAGGCCATGAATGCCGATGATATCGCGGAGTCCATTTTCTGGACCACCACGCTGCCCGCCCATGTCAACGTCAATCGCCTGCAGCTCATGGCAACGACCCAGGCCTTCGGCCCCTTCGACATCTACCGCGAAGGCTAG
- a CDS encoding lysine-2,3-aminomutase-like protein: MKPARAIKTVDELVGAGLARDAAVLAAVASRYAIAITPSVVELMDSSAPDDPIARQFVPSDAELVTTPEERADPIGDLAHSPVEGIVHRYPDRVLLKAVHVCPVYCRFCFRREMVGPSGLGTLTAEALDRAINYIAAHEEIWEVILTGGDPLVLSPRRLREITARLAGIEHVRIVRFHTRVPVVEPERVDGALIDALKASGKTTYLALHANHPREFSPAAREAVRRLADGGVVLVSQSVLLRGVNDDVETLATLMRTFVENRIKPYYLHHPDLAPGTSHFRLSIEEGQRLVSALRGRISGLCQPTYILDIPGGYGKADIGTSAITGTDGCFTVRDHRGQEHLYPPAE; this comes from the coding sequence ATGAAGCCCGCTCGCGCCATTAAAACCGTAGACGAACTGGTCGGGGCCGGCCTTGCTCGCGATGCCGCCGTCTTAGCGGCAGTGGCGTCGCGCTACGCCATTGCGATCACCCCAAGTGTTGTCGAACTGATGGACAGTTCTGCACCAGATGACCCCATAGCGCGACAATTCGTGCCCTCGGACGCTGAACTGGTGACGACGCCCGAGGAGCGGGCCGATCCGATCGGGGATCTGGCGCATTCTCCGGTCGAGGGTATCGTGCATCGGTATCCCGACCGGGTGCTGCTCAAGGCTGTGCATGTGTGTCCGGTTTATTGCCGCTTCTGCTTTCGCCGGGAGATGGTAGGTCCCTCTGGCTTGGGGACGCTCACGGCTGAAGCGCTGGACCGCGCCATCAACTATATCGCGGCGCATGAGGAGATTTGGGAGGTTATCCTCACCGGCGGCGACCCCCTGGTCCTCTCGCCGCGACGGCTGCGGGAGATCACCGCGCGGCTGGCCGGGATCGAACACGTTAGAATTGTGCGCTTTCACACGCGGGTGCCTGTGGTGGAGCCCGAGCGGGTGGATGGCGCGCTGATCGATGCACTCAAGGCCAGCGGCAAGACCACTTACCTGGCGCTGCATGCCAATCACCCGCGGGAGTTTTCACCGGCTGCGCGTGAGGCTGTCAGGCGGCTGGCGGATGGTGGCGTGGTGCTGGTCAGCCAATCGGTGCTGTTGCGGGGGGTGAATGATGATGTCGAGACGCTCGCAACCCTGATGCGGACCTTCGTCGAAAACCGCATCAAGCCCTATTATTTGCATCACCCCGACCTGGCGCCGGGGACCAGCCATTTTCGTCTGTCGATCGAGGAAGGCCAACGGCTCGTCTCGGCACTGCGGGGGCGAATCTCGGGGCTATGCCAGCCGACCTATATCCTCGACATTCCCGGGGGGTACGGCAAGGCCGATATCGGCACGAGCGCAATCACGGGCACCGATGGTTGCTTCACCGTTCGCGACCATCGCGGGCAGGAGCACCTCTATCCGCCGGCGGAATAG
- a CDS encoding glutathione S-transferase family protein, which translates to MITLYDFELSGNCYKLRLLMSILGVSYDIVPVDFFPGREHKSDWFLCLNPFGQLPVLTDGDLVLSDSGAILAYLAKKYDPTGQWFPDDPSVTAEILRWHAVADDITSTSSAARLALGYDYNFDVEATQKGAHRIFRIMDEHLWFGERDGRDWLCSPAHPTTADIACFPYVMLSEEGGISRQDYPALRRWTDRVRRIPGFVVMSGIFPAGKALETA; encoded by the coding sequence ATGATCACTCTTTACGACTTTGAACTTTCTGGAAATTGCTACAAGCTCCGCCTGTTGATGAGCATTTTGGGCGTCAGCTACGACATCGTGCCGGTCGACTTCTTCCCCGGCCGCGAGCACAAGTCCGATTGGTTCCTGTGCCTCAACCCGTTCGGCCAATTGCCGGTGCTCACGGACGGCGACCTCGTCCTGTCTGACAGCGGCGCAATCCTTGCCTATCTCGCGAAAAAGTATGATCCCACAGGGCAGTGGTTCCCTGATGACCCGTCAGTCACCGCCGAAATCCTGCGCTGGCATGCAGTGGCCGATGACATCACCAGCACCTCTTCGGCGGCTCGGCTCGCTCTCGGCTATGACTACAATTTCGACGTGGAAGCCACGCAAAAGGGCGCACACCGCATTTTCCGCATCATGGACGAGCATCTCTGGTTCGGCGAGCGCGACGGCCGCGACTGGCTCTGTTCACCCGCACACCCCACCACCGCCGACATCGCCTGCTTTCCCTATGTGATGCTTTCCGAGGAAGGCGGCATCAGCCGGCAGGACTACCCTGCCCTCCGGCGCTGGACAGACCGCGTCCGCCGCATCCCTGGCTTTGTGGTCATGTCCGGCATCTTCCCGGCCGGCAAGGCGTTGGAGACCGCGTAA
- a CDS encoding Rieske 2Fe-2S domain-containing protein, translating to MPLSLTDPHWYPIASSDDLPFRHVYQGQLLGRELAVWRADDGNVNVWENRCLHRGVRLSIGINEGQELKCQYHGWRYANRSAGCTYIPAHPADAPARRIENRKYPVREAFGLVWSAANAELPFAPFPGAEAADWIALRPMPVNAAPEDVAAALARLAPDDQPAEMLSELVVRLAPVTWFVQPVDSTRAVIRGLHAGRPEAPLTVLRHYNEMLTRLRDRLERAAARKPQPAPLQPVFEQVSVDLATMPDIAVPRGNTIPVVVKRKWQSADAIMGFELAARDGHLPTFQPGAHIDVHLPNGMTRQYSITNGPGELLSYVIGVKQESTSTGGSQVLVERVREGDVLAISEPRNNFPLRRDATRTVLIAGGIGITPLLSMARFLDKSGLPYELHYFTRLGEQVAFRSELEVLHGRVEFHTGLPREASSARIAEILGEYSFAQHVYVCGPASMLETVRATAAARNWPDEAVHFEYFKNDKIIDNSTAFDVELARSAMTLHVPAGKTILEAMRQAGLSVPSSCEQGACGTCLCGVIEGEVDHQDVYLNESEKRANTAILTCVSRAKGDRLVLDI from the coding sequence ATGCCCCTTTCCCTCACCGATCCCCATTGGTACCCCATCGCCAGTTCGGACGATCTGCCCTTCCGCCATGTCTATCAGGGGCAGCTACTGGGCCGGGAATTGGCCGTCTGGCGCGCCGACGACGGCAATGTGAATGTCTGGGAAAACCGATGCCTCCATCGGGGCGTGCGCCTCTCCATTGGTATCAATGAGGGCCAGGAGCTCAAATGCCAGTATCACGGCTGGCGCTATGCCAATCGCTCCGCTGGCTGCACCTATATTCCCGCCCACCCCGCTGACGCACCGGCTCGCCGCATCGAAAACCGCAAGTACCCAGTGCGGGAGGCCTTCGGCCTTGTCTGGTCCGCCGCCAATGCCGAGCTGCCCTTCGCCCCCTTCCCAGGCGCGGAAGCAGCTGACTGGATTGCGCTCCGGCCCATGCCCGTCAACGCCGCGCCGGAAGACGTCGCCGCAGCCCTGGCGCGGCTCGCACCCGACGACCAGCCGGCCGAGATGCTCTCCGAACTGGTCGTGCGGTTGGCGCCCGTCACCTGGTTCGTACAGCCGGTCGATTCCACCCGCGCTGTCATTCGCGGCCTCCACGCCGGCCGTCCGGAAGCTCCGTTGACGGTGCTGCGGCATTACAACGAGATGCTGACCCGGCTGCGCGATCGGCTGGAGCGAGCCGCCGCTCGCAAGCCGCAGCCGGCGCCCCTGCAGCCGGTCTTCGAGCAGGTCTCGGTCGATCTTGCGACCATGCCCGACATCGCCGTGCCGCGCGGCAACACGATCCCCGTTGTGGTCAAGCGCAAATGGCAGTCGGCTGACGCCATTATGGGCTTCGAGCTGGCGGCGCGCGACGGCCACCTCCCAACCTTCCAACCCGGCGCCCACATCGACGTGCACCTGCCCAACGGCATGACAAGGCAATATTCCATCACCAATGGTCCAGGCGAACTCCTCAGCTACGTCATCGGCGTCAAGCAGGAGAGCACCAGCACCGGTGGCTCCCAGGTGTTGGTGGAGCGTGTGCGCGAGGGCGACGTGCTCGCCATTTCCGAGCCCCGCAACAATTTCCCGCTCCGCCGCGACGCCACCCGCACCGTGCTGATCGCCGGCGGCATCGGCATTACGCCGCTCCTCTCCATGGCTCGCTTTCTCGACAAGTCCGGCCTGCCCTATGAGCTGCATTATTTCACACGTTTGGGCGAGCAGGTCGCCTTCCGCTCCGAACTCGAAGTGCTGCATGGCCGCGTCGAGTTCCACACCGGGCTGCCGCGCGAAGCGAGTAGTGCTCGCATTGCCGAGATCCTGGGCGAGTACAGCTTTGCCCAGCACGTCTATGTCTGCGGGCCAGCGTCCATGCTGGAAACTGTGCGCGCCACGGCGGCGGCCCGGAACTGGCCCGACGAGGCCGTCCATTTCGAGTACTTCAAGAACGACAAGATCATCGACAACTCCACCGCCTTCGACGTGGAACTGGCGCGCTCGGCGATGACGCTGCATGTACCGGCCGGCAAGACCATCCTCGAAGCCATGCGCCAAGCGGGCCTGTCGGTCCCCTCCTCCTGCGAGCAGGGTGCCTGCGGCACCTGCCTCTGCGGGGTGATCGAGGGCGAGGTCGACCACCAAGACGTCTACCTCAACGAGAGCGAGAAGCGGGCCAATACCGCCATCCTCACCTGCGTCAGCCGCGCCAAGGGCGACCGGCTAGTTCTGGATATCTGA
- a CDS encoding translocation/assembly module TamB domain-containing protein: MTMIRSTSRTLALCIALSSPVAVPVIAVAQDNPLEMDNEEQKDWLTTLVQDRLSTPERQIRLSNIDGVLGSNVQIDEITIADDEGVWLRVNNARLDWNQAALLLGRLEVETLAADSIEYLRNPNPSEAVDLPAPEAGTFQVPEFPVAVNIEEVTVPRVTFGEDVFGLGSEISLTGGLTLEDGNLDTSLDIVRLDGPGGTLDLDVAYTNETNVLDLSLALVEPENGVIANLLNIEGRPAVTLTLAGSGPVSDLETQLTLAANGQTALSGVATISQVAEGFQVDADVGGPLSTLVAEPYRPFFGPETALSVDALVRDEGGFSISNLQLSGGQLNLEAAAETTADNFLRTLALNASIADPNGGPVTLPVPGASTQVESAQLVIAFGGETEEEWTSVLSVEDYQTDGFAADRVALNLGGVAANLSDPETRRLTFNGDGTISGITASEEVEAALGNSIDIGIAGLWNAGEPVQLAEFRVVGDALTAVLNGIVDGTDFHGDIALETSSIAPFSGLAGRDLDGSLSLAATGSLMPLTGGFSLTLDGTGTDLSIDDAVADDLLAGTVTLSGQIARTEAGFMADEFRIANQQVQIAADGTFSSQQADFAFNLDLAELALLTDQATGALSVVGTAQSQEGEPLILRLDGTVPSGTLAGRSVRDATIGFDGALDGSNLGGTIDGSAMLEGHLAQLSADVSVTDEAQSLQNLDFAVAGTDIEGAFTRAADTGLIDGTLRVDASDISLAAALALQEASGGVDAVVELGATGGRQDATVEGTLRDFSAEGITIGSADISASIADLFGVPMIDGSINGSDIAAAGVDIETLTATANQSGGSTSFDAQARLATGTDVDLAGTLTSIEDGYRLAIDRAQLAQGDLSARLAQPTVLEVAGSSVGLNGIRFDVGSGSITATGTAGENLDVSLDVNALPLSIANTVAPDLGLSGTLTGTAQISGSATDPEVSFQAQAAGVDAAAIGDLGIAPLTASASGSYADGTVRLASLSATGSGGLTLSGSGTVPLDGSGLDLSLTGSAPLAFANRFVAERGAQLSGTVTLDANVTGSLANPQFSGTVATSNAGYVDPELNLRLVGITGSASLSGDRLVINNLGASLASGGTVSASGSIGLSGGFPADIRIALNSARYADGNIFVATVTGGLSLTGNLTGTPLLSGDLFVEEGNITVPELFGGAAELIDVEHVNTPPAVERTLERARIDESGAPVPQDRPRGLLLDVRLNAPNQVFIRGRGLDAEVGGSVRLIGPIGDIQPVGGLSLIRGRLDILGQRIVFDSGTVTLVGDLDPFINLVASTEGDDITVFITVSGRASDIDVTFTSDPALPQDEVLSRLIFNRSMGELSPLQLARLAGAAASLVGGGGGGLTDSLRGAAGLADLDIVTDDAGNVGVAAGTYIQDNIYLGVQAGAGGTSRVTINLDVTDDLTVKGAAAQNGESSVGVYYERDY, translated from the coding sequence ATGACCATGATCCGCTCCACTTCGCGCACCCTGGCGCTCTGCATTGCCCTCTCCAGCCCTGTTGCGGTGCCCGTCATTGCGGTCGCTCAGGACAACCCGCTGGAAATGGACAATGAGGAGCAGAAGGACTGGCTGACCACACTGGTGCAGGATCGTCTCTCGACGCCCGAACGTCAGATCAGGCTCTCCAATATCGACGGCGTTCTCGGCTCCAATGTGCAGATCGACGAAATCACCATCGCCGACGACGAGGGTGTCTGGCTGCGCGTCAACAATGCGCGGCTCGACTGGAACCAGGCCGCCCTGCTGTTGGGCCGGCTGGAAGTCGAGACGCTTGCAGCCGATTCCATCGAGTATCTGCGCAATCCGAACCCCAGCGAAGCCGTCGACCTGCCAGCACCCGAAGCAGGTACCTTCCAGGTGCCCGAGTTTCCTGTCGCTGTTAACATCGAGGAAGTGACGGTTCCCCGCGTCACCTTTGGCGAGGACGTTTTCGGTCTGGGCTCCGAGATCTCCCTGACCGGAGGCCTGACACTGGAGGACGGCAATCTCGACACCAGCCTTGACATCGTGCGTCTGGACGGACCGGGCGGCACGCTTGATCTCGACGTCGCCTATACCAACGAGACCAACGTTCTCGACCTCAGCCTTGCCCTGGTGGAGCCCGAAAACGGCGTCATCGCCAACCTGCTCAATATCGAGGGCCGCCCGGCTGTCACGCTGACCCTGGCTGGCAGTGGTCCCGTTTCCGATCTTGAGACCCAGCTCACCCTCGCGGCCAACGGGCAGACAGCGCTGAGCGGCGTTGCCACCATTTCGCAGGTCGCTGAGGGCTTTCAGGTGGACGCCGATGTGGGCGGCCCCCTTTCGACCCTGGTCGCCGAACCATACCGGCCGTTCTTCGGTCCAGAGACGGCTTTGTCCGTGGATGCTCTCGTCCGGGACGAAGGTGGCTTCTCCATCAGCAACCTCCAGCTTTCAGGCGGCCAGCTCAACCTCGAAGCGGCGGCTGAAACGACGGCAGATAATTTCCTACGCACGCTGGCGCTCAACGCCAGCATTGCCGACCCCAATGGCGGGCCCGTCACCCTGCCGGTGCCCGGTGCATCAACGCAGGTGGAGTCCGCTCAACTGGTCATCGCCTTTGGCGGCGAAACCGAAGAGGAGTGGACCTCGGTTCTCTCGGTCGAGGACTACCAGACCGATGGCTTTGCAGCCGATCGCGTCGCCCTCAATCTGGGTGGCGTCGCCGCCAACCTCTCCGATCCAGAGACACGGCGACTGACCTTCAACGGTGATGGCACCATTTCAGGCATCACCGCATCGGAGGAAGTGGAGGCCGCCCTGGGCAACTCCATCGATATCGGCATTGCCGGGCTCTGGAATGCCGGCGAACCGGTGCAACTGGCCGAGTTCCGGGTAGTCGGCGACGCGCTGACCGCCGTCCTCAATGGCATTGTTGATGGCACCGATTTCCACGGCGACATCGCGCTCGAGACATCCAGCATTGCGCCATTCTCCGGCCTTGCGGGCCGTGACCTTGACGGCTCCCTGTCGCTTGCCGCCACCGGCTCGCTGATGCCGCTGACCGGCGGGTTCAGCCTGACGCTCGATGGCACCGGCACCGATCTCTCGATCGACGACGCCGTGGCCGACGATCTTCTCGCAGGCACAGTCACCCTGTCGGGCCAGATCGCTCGCACCGAAGCCGGGTTCATGGCCGACGAATTCCGCATTGCCAACCAGCAGGTGCAGATTGCGGCGGACGGCACCTTCTCAAGCCAGCAGGCCGACTTCGCCTTCAATCTCGATCTGGCCGAGCTGGCCCTCCTGACTGATCAGGCGACTGGCGCGCTGTCGGTTGTCGGTACCGCCCAATCGCAAGAAGGCGAACCGCTCATTCTGCGCCTTGATGGCACTGTTCCCTCTGGCACCCTGGCTGGCCGCTCGGTGCGCGACGCGACGATCGGATTTGATGGCGCCCTTGATGGCAGCAATCTGGGCGGCACGATCGATGGCTCGGCCATGCTCGAGGGCCACCTCGCCCAACTCTCCGCCGACGTTTCCGTCACCGATGAAGCTCAGAGCCTGCAAAATCTCGACTTCGCCGTTGCGGGTACCGATATCGAGGGGGCCTTTACCCGCGCGGCCGACACCGGGCTCATCGATGGCACCTTGCGCGTCGACGCCAGCGACATTTCCCTTGCAGCAGCCCTGGCGCTGCAGGAAGCCAGTGGCGGTGTCGATGCCGTTGTGGAACTGGGCGCCACCGGTGGGCGGCAGGATGCAACCGTCGAAGGCACCCTGCGCGACTTCAGCGCCGAGGGTATAACCATCGGATCGGCTGACATCAGTGCCAGCATTGCCGATCTCTTCGGCGTACCCATGATAGATGGCTCGATAAACGGGTCGGACATTGCCGCTGCCGGCGTCGACATTGAGACGCTCACAGCCACCGCCAACCAGAGCGGCGGGTCGACCAGCTTCGATGCCCAGGCACGCCTTGCCACCGGCACCGATGTCGATCTGGCGGGGACGCTGACCTCGATCGAGGACGGCTACCGCCTCGCCATAGATCGCGCCCAACTGGCCCAGGGAGATCTCTCCGCCCGCCTCGCGCAGCCGACGGTTCTCGAAGTAGCCGGCTCCAGTGTCGGGCTGAACGGCATCCGCTTTGATGTGGGTTCAGGCTCCATCACCGCCACGGGCACTGCTGGCGAAAACCTCGATGTCTCCCTCGACGTCAATGCCCTGCCCCTCTCGATCGCCAACACGGTGGCTCCCGATCTAGGGCTCTCCGGCACCCTGACCGGCACGGCCCAGATCAGCGGCAGCGCCACCGATCCGGAAGTCAGCTTCCAGGCCCAGGCCGCAGGCGTCGATGCCGCCGCCATCGGCGATCTCGGTATTGCACCGCTGACCGCATCGGCAAGCGGCAGCTATGCTGACGGCACGGTGCGACTGGCTTCGCTCTCGGCCACTGGTTCGGGCGGGCTGACCCTGTCGGGCTCCGGCACTGTCCCGCTCGATGGCAGCGGCCTTGATCTTTCGCTGACCGGTTCGGCGCCCCTCGCCTTCGCCAACCGCTTCGTGGCGGAGCGTGGCGCCCAACTGAGCGGCACCGTTACCCTCGACGCCAATGTCACCGGCAGCCTCGCCAATCCGCAATTCAGCGGCACCGTTGCCACCAGCAATGCCGGCTATGTCGACCCCGAGCTCAATCTGCGCCTCGTGGGGATCACCGGTTCGGCAAGCCTTAGTGGCGACCGGCTCGTCATCAACAATCTGGGCGCCAGCCTCGCCTCCGGCGGCACGGTCAGCGCCTCGGGTTCGATTGGCCTCAGCGGTGGTTTCCCGGCCGACATCCGGATCGCGCTCAATTCGGCGCGCTATGCCGATGGCAATATCTTCGTTGCCACTGTCACCGGGGGGTTAAGCCTCACTGGCAACCTCACCGGCACGCCACTGCTTTCGGGTGACCTCTTCGTCGAGGAAGGCAACATTACCGTGCCCGAGCTCTTCGGCGGCGCCGCTGAACTGATCGATGTCGAGCACGTCAACACGCCCCCCGCCGTCGAACGGACGCTTGAGCGCGCCCGCATCGATGAATCGGGAGCACCCGTCCCGCAGGACCGCCCGCGCGGCCTCCTGCTCGACGTGAGGCTTAACGCACCCAACCAGGTGTTCATCCGTGGTCGTGGCTTGGACGCCGAAGTCGGCGGCTCGGTCCGCCTGATCGGCCCCATCGGCGATATCCAGCCCGTTGGTGGCTTGTCGTTGATCCGCGGCCGACTCGATATCCTGGGCCAGCGCATCGTCTTTGACTCTGGCACCGTGACACTGGTGGGCGATCTCGATCCCTTCATCAATCTGGTGGCCAGCACCGAGGGCGACGACATCACGGTTTTCATCACCGTGTCGGGTCGCGCCTCCGATATCGATGTCACCTTCACCTCCGACCCCGCTTTGCCGCAGGACGAGGTGCTGTCGCGCCTCATCTTCAACCGCTCCATGGGCGAGCTTTCCCCGCTCCAACTGGCCCGTCTGGCCGGCGCAGCCGCGAGCCTTGTGGGTGGCGGCGGTGGCGGCCTTACCGACAGCCTCCGTGGCGCGGCTGGACTTGCCGATCTCGACATCGTCACCGATGACGCGGGCAATGTCGGCGTCGCCGCCGGCACCTATATCCAGGACAATATCTATCTGGGTGTGCAGGCCGGCGCGGGCGGAACCTCGCGGGTCACCATCAATCTCGATGTCACCGATGATCTGACCGTTAAGGGGGCCGCCGCGCAAAACGGGGAGTCGAGCGTCGGCGTCTATTACGAGCGCGACTACTAG